One window of Microaerobacter geothermalis genomic DNA carries:
- the rpsO gene encoding 30S ribosomal protein S15 → MALTQERKLEIINEFRVHETDTGSPEVQIAILTEKINYLNEHLREHKKDHHSRRGLLKMVGHRRNLLNYLKNKDITRYRNLVDKLGLRR, encoded by the coding sequence ATGGCTTTAACTCAAGAGCGTAAGCTAGAAATCATCAATGAGTTTAGGGTACATGAAACGGATACCGGTTCTCCAGAAGTTCAAATTGCTATCCTAACGGAAAAGATCAACTATCTTAACGAGCATTTGCGTGAACACAAGAAAGATCATCATTCTCGTCGCGGGTTATTAAAAATGGTTGGTCATCGTCGCAATTTGTTAAACTACCTAAAGAACAAGGATATTACACGTTATCGTAACCTTGTAGACAAGTTAGGTCTTCGTCGATAG
- a CDS encoding bifunctional riboflavin kinase/FAD synthetase translates to MDIFHLNSSHLSYIEPKPCVMAIGYFDGIHLGHQQVLKKAISLAEECGLISAVMTFHPHPREVLGIDGYNRYITPLKKKLQLLKDMGIHRTYVVHFDLDFASISPEDFINDYINQLFVRHVVVGYDFTFGHKGQGTADSLKNGSQGKFSVHVIQPVNLMGDKVSSTLVREYLSKGEVEKIPRYLGRYYQLTGIVVEGEKRGRTIGFPTANLNLNENFIVPASGVYGVRVTLHGKSYNGVMNIGFKPTFHQRKLPLTIEVHIFDFAEQIYDEILEVDLLFFIRHEKKFCSVNELFSQIKKDIAFAKDKIKKQFR, encoded by the coding sequence ATGGACATTTTTCATTTGAATTCTTCTCATCTGTCATATATAGAACCTAAACCTTGCGTGATGGCGATAGGGTATTTTGATGGTATTCATTTAGGACATCAACAGGTACTAAAGAAGGCGATTTCTCTTGCTGAGGAATGTGGTTTGATTTCTGCGGTTATGACGTTTCACCCCCACCCAAGGGAAGTCCTAGGAATTGATGGGTATAACCGTTACATTACTCCATTGAAAAAAAAATTACAGTTATTGAAAGATATGGGGATACACCGAACTTATGTTGTTCATTTTGATTTAGACTTTGCCTCTATTTCTCCCGAGGACTTTATTAATGATTACATTAATCAGTTATTTGTTAGACATGTTGTTGTAGGGTATGATTTTACCTTTGGACACAAAGGTCAGGGAACAGCTGATTCCCTAAAAAACGGAAGTCAGGGTAAGTTTTCCGTTCATGTGATACAACCGGTGAATCTCATGGGAGATAAAGTAAGCAGCACATTAGTCAGAGAGTATCTGTCCAAGGGTGAGGTGGAGAAGATCCCCCGTTACCTTGGCCGGTATTATCAGCTAACCGGAATTGTTGTTGAAGGTGAGAAAAGAGGAAGAACCATAGGTTTTCCGACAGCAAACCTGAACTTAAATGAAAATTTTATTGTTCCAGCTTCTGGGGTTTACGGAGTAAGAGTTACTCTTCATGGCAAATCTTATAACGGAGTTATGAATATTGGATTTAAACCTACTTTTCATCAGAGAAAACTGCCATTAACTATAGAAGTACATATTTTTGATTTTGCTGAGCAAATCTATGATGAAATATTGGAAGTTGATCTTTTATTTTTTATCAGGCATGAGAAAAAATTTTGCTCCGTTAATGAATTATTTTCTCAAATAAAAAAAGATATTGCCTTCGCCAAGGATAAAATAAAAAAACAATTTCGTTAA
- the truB gene encoding tRNA pseudouridine(55) synthase TruB → MSMNGIILIDKPTGLTSHDVVAKIRKLYRLKKVGHTGTLDPHVTGVLPICLGQATRISEYLLHQNKTYIGEVTFGFSTTTQDKWGEIINELKQVKITPKEIEEVFSKMEGEIWQTPPMYSAIRIDGKRLHQLAREGKTVHRQPRKALIYRFQIISMELDQDHPKVSFEVECSKGTYIRTLCEDIGTSLGIPAHMSFLRRTKSGPFTIEECWSLEEVEEKINEGEGDKILLPLDQAIKSFPAISVDHEIRKCVLNGQPITLTSPMEKDQRIRIYDRNHDFLAIYRVADWQSAIAEKVFHLG, encoded by the coding sequence ATGAGCATGAACGGTATCATTTTAATTGATAAGCCAACAGGTTTGACTTCACATGACGTGGTAGCAAAAATTCGCAAATTATATCGATTAAAAAAAGTAGGACATACTGGAACATTGGATCCCCATGTGACCGGGGTACTTCCTATATGTCTTGGACAAGCAACAAGAATTTCAGAATATCTCTTGCATCAGAATAAAACCTATATCGGTGAAGTCACTTTTGGTTTTTCTACAACCACTCAAGACAAATGGGGGGAAATCATTAATGAATTAAAGCAAGTAAAGATAACCCCCAAGGAAATTGAAGAAGTTTTTTCAAAAATGGAAGGAGAAATATGGCAAACTCCCCCCATGTATTCAGCAATTCGAATTGATGGAAAAAGACTTCATCAATTGGCTAGAGAGGGAAAGACAGTACATCGTCAACCTAGAAAAGCCTTAATATATCGCTTCCAAATTATATCAATGGAATTGGATCAAGATCATCCTAAAGTTTCCTTTGAAGTGGAATGTTCAAAAGGTACCTATATCCGTACCTTATGTGAAGATATTGGGACATCCCTTGGTATTCCTGCCCATATGTCTTTCTTGAGAAGGACAAAAAGCGGTCCCTTCACCATAGAAGAATGTTGGTCATTAGAAGAAGTAGAAGAAAAAATCAACGAAGGAGAAGGAGATAAGATATTGCTTCCCCTTGATCAGGCAATAAAATCATTTCCGGCGATTTCCGTTGATCATGAGATCAGAAAATGCGTTTTAAACGGACAGCCCATTACATTAACTTCACCAATGGAAAAAGATCAGCGAATCCGCATTTATGATCGGAATCATGATTTTTTGGCCATCTATCGTGTAGCGGATTGGCAAAGTGCAATTGCTGAAAAAGTATTTCATTTAGGGTGA
- a CDS encoding DHH family phosphoesterase: MMNHSANFEQVQRFLEKEDNFLLISHVNPDGDTTSSLLAMGYYLKKIGKKVTFVNEGKTSSQFSFLPHFDEIINYSADGLSGTFDTVITLDAADWNRLGKVVQSISEGARILNIDHHPTNTLFGHINLVIDSGAATAEVLYDLFTYMKVEWDTPLALCLYTGLLTDTGGFRYSNVNSKVFKIASHLISHGISPGEVADAVLETTTEARLQLLQKSLSTLEKAGNGKIAFFTLSYEDLSRVNGEPEDTEGIVNYARNLEGVEVGLFFKEVAPNEVKVSLRSKKSVDVAKIAKLLGGGGHARASGCTLYSSLTEAKNKVISLILSNLEESVS; the protein is encoded by the coding sequence ATGATGAACCACTCCGCCAACTTTGAACAAGTTCAGCGTTTCCTAGAAAAAGAGGATAATTTCTTATTGATTTCCCATGTTAATCCAGATGGGGATACCACGTCATCTCTCCTAGCGATGGGTTATTATTTAAAAAAAATAGGGAAAAAGGTGACGTTTGTAAATGAGGGAAAAACCTCCTCCCAATTTTCCTTTCTGCCCCATTTTGATGAAATCATTAATTATTCCGCTGACGGTTTATCTGGAACATTTGATACGGTAATTACTTTAGATGCTGCAGATTGGAACCGTTTGGGAAAAGTTGTACAATCCATTTCTGAAGGAGCAAGAATTCTTAATATTGATCATCACCCAACCAATACTTTATTCGGACATATTAATCTGGTGATCGATAGTGGTGCAGCAACGGCAGAAGTGTTATATGACCTGTTTACCTATATGAAGGTTGAATGGGATACTCCATTGGCGTTATGCCTCTATACCGGGTTGCTTACTGACACGGGGGGATTTCGTTATTCCAATGTGAATTCAAAGGTTTTTAAAATTGCCTCCCATTTAATTTCACATGGAATATCTCCCGGTGAGGTGGCTGATGCAGTTCTTGAGACCACCACAGAAGCCAGACTGCAGCTCCTTCAGAAATCCCTATCCACACTAGAAAAAGCAGGAAACGGGAAAATTGCATTTTTTACGTTAAGTTACGAGGATCTGTCCCGAGTTAATGGGGAACCTGAAGATACGGAGGGGATTGTTAATTACGCCCGAAACCTTGAAGGAGTTGAAGTAGGTTTGTTTTTCAAGGAAGTAGCCCCTAATGAAGTAAAGGTGAGTCTTAGATCGAAAAAATCGGTAGATGTAGCAAAAATTGCAAAGCTTTTGGGTGGAGGAGGACATGCCAGAGCTTCAGGTTGTACCTTATACTCGTCATTGACTGAGGCAAAAAATAAAGTAATATCCCTTATTCTTTCCAATTTGGAGGAATCCGTTTCATGA
- the rbfA gene encoding 30S ribosome-binding factor RbfA — protein sequence MSKVRVSRVGEQMKKELSQIIQRELKDPRIGFLTVTGVEVSGDLQLAKVFISVLGSEEQKVNTLIALSKAKGFIRSEMGKRIRLRHTPDLIFKFDESIEYGNRIESLLQQINRKDEEE from the coding sequence ATGTCAAAAGTTCGAGTTTCCAGAGTGGGAGAACAAATGAAAAAAGAATTAAGCCAAATTATTCAAAGGGAATTAAAGGACCCAAGAATAGGCTTCTTGACAGTAACTGGAGTTGAAGTAAGCGGAGATCTTCAGTTGGCCAAAGTTTTTATTAGTGTGCTTGGAAGTGAAGAACAAAAAGTAAATACCCTAATTGCTTTATCCAAAGCAAAAGGATTTATCCGATCGGAAATGGGAAAAAGAATCAGGCTTCGACATACACCTGATCTGATATTTAAGTTTGATGAATCGATCGAATATGGAAATCGAATTGAGTCCTTGCTTCAACAAATTAATAGGAAAGATGAAGAAGAATGA
- the infB gene encoding translation initiation factor IF-2 encodes MGKMRVYEYAKQLNMSSKEILTILDRLNISVNNHMSIIDESIQNKIQQFFTDIKLNAASAKNQGKHEKDHKKIQELERIGKKKVNTETQPKTAQQKSSPHINRNTNKKGQEKANSQRQFHQKMEDKNAPKGNQLPKDNPSIEKDSDVIMIDEDALVVNKNKLKKTKANQKRFDDSKSKPVFTKDSKKKPQPKKAEQKPVEKKTPAKIVVSGILTVEELAKKLNKEVGEIIKKLLFLGIIATKNQEIDMDVITLIADEYNVEVEEKIELDEDQFEQVQEVDQEKDLRERPPVVTIMGHVDHGKTTLLDAIRHTNVTANEAGGITQHIGAYQVEIKGKKITFLDTPGHAAFTTMRARGAQVTDITILVVAADDGVMPQTVEAINHAKAANVPIIVAVNKIDKPGANPDRVKQELTEHGLVPEDWGGDTIFVPVSALKKEGLDDLLEMILLVAEVAELKANPNKRARGTIIEAKLDKGRGSVVTVLVQNGTLKIGDPIVAGIAYGKVRAMLNDKGRRIKEAGPSTPVEITGLNGVPQAGDQFMVFEDERKARAIGEKRAIKVKEAERTTTARVTLDDLYQQIKQGEMKELNVVIKGDVQGSVEALKGSLEKIDIEGVRVKIIHSGVGAITESDIILASASNAIVIGFNVRPDANAKNRAQSEKVDIRLHRIIYNVIDEIEAALKGMLDPEYEEKVIGTAQVRQVFKVSRIGSIAGSYVTEGKITRDAEVRVIRDGVVIFEGKIDSLKRFKDDVREVAQGYECGITIANFNDIKEGDIIEAFVMETVTH; translated from the coding sequence ATGGGTAAGATGCGTGTATACGAATATGCAAAACAATTGAATATGAGCAGTAAAGAAATTTTAACGATATTGGACCGCCTTAATATTTCTGTTAATAATCATATGAGTATCATAGATGAGAGTATTCAAAATAAAATACAACAATTTTTTACAGATATTAAATTAAATGCTGCCTCTGCAAAAAATCAGGGAAAACACGAAAAGGATCATAAAAAAATTCAAGAGCTAGAGAGGATTGGGAAGAAAAAAGTGAACACAGAAACGCAACCTAAGACAGCTCAACAAAAGTCATCTCCTCATATCAACAGAAATACAAATAAAAAAGGTCAAGAAAAGGCAAATTCTCAAAGGCAATTTCATCAAAAAATGGAAGATAAAAATGCACCTAAAGGAAATCAATTGCCAAAAGATAATCCATCAATCGAAAAAGATAGCGATGTAATAATGATTGATGAAGATGCTCTTGTTGTAAACAAAAACAAATTGAAAAAAACCAAAGCCAATCAAAAACGTTTTGATGACAGTAAATCAAAACCAGTTTTTACAAAAGATTCGAAGAAAAAACCTCAGCCTAAAAAAGCGGAACAAAAACCGGTTGAGAAGAAAACTCCTGCCAAAATTGTCGTATCAGGGATATTGACAGTAGAAGAGTTAGCCAAAAAGTTAAATAAAGAAGTAGGCGAAATCATAAAAAAACTTTTATTTCTTGGTATAATTGCAACAAAAAACCAGGAAATTGATATGGATGTCATCACCCTTATTGCCGACGAGTACAATGTTGAAGTTGAAGAAAAAATTGAATTGGATGAAGATCAATTTGAACAAGTTCAAGAAGTAGATCAAGAAAAAGATTTAAGGGAGCGTCCGCCAGTAGTAACCATTATGGGTCATGTTGACCATGGAAAAACAACCCTTCTTGATGCGATTCGCCATACTAATGTGACGGCCAATGAGGCAGGAGGGATTACCCAGCACATCGGAGCCTATCAAGTTGAGATTAAAGGCAAGAAGATTACTTTCCTTGATACGCCTGGACACGCGGCATTTACAACTATGAGAGCACGGGGAGCACAGGTTACCGATATTACTATTCTCGTTGTTGCAGCTGATGATGGTGTGATGCCGCAAACTGTTGAAGCAATTAACCATGCAAAGGCGGCAAATGTCCCGATTATTGTGGCAGTAAATAAAATTGACAAGCCTGGTGCTAACCCTGACCGTGTAAAACAGGAATTGACAGAGCATGGACTGGTTCCCGAAGATTGGGGCGGGGATACCATTTTTGTTCCAGTTTCTGCCTTAAAAAAAGAAGGACTGGACGATCTTCTTGAAATGATTCTACTCGTGGCTGAAGTGGCAGAATTAAAGGCCAATCCTAATAAGAGAGCTCGGGGTACCATCATTGAGGCCAAATTGGATAAGGGTAGAGGATCAGTAGTAACTGTATTGGTTCAGAACGGTACGTTAAAGATTGGTGATCCCATTGTTGCCGGTATTGCCTATGGGAAAGTGCGTGCTATGTTGAATGATAAAGGGAGAAGAATCAAGGAAGCAGGACCCTCTACTCCTGTGGAAATTACTGGATTAAACGGTGTTCCCCAGGCGGGAGACCAATTTATGGTCTTTGAGGATGAGAGAAAGGCACGGGCGATTGGGGAGAAACGAGCCATTAAAGTAAAAGAAGCAGAGAGAACCACCACTGCCAGGGTTACCTTAGATGACCTGTATCAGCAGATTAAGCAGGGCGAAATGAAGGAATTAAATGTTGTTATTAAAGGGGACGTCCAGGGCTCTGTTGAAGCATTAAAAGGTTCCTTGGAGAAGATTGATATTGAAGGGGTTCGGGTAAAGATTATCCATTCCGGGGTTGGAGCAATCACCGAATCCGACATTATTTTGGCTTCTGCATCCAATGCGATTGTCATAGGATTTAATGTCAGACCAGATGCTAATGCAAAAAATAGGGCTCAATCGGAAAAAGTAGATATTAGGCTTCATCGAATTATTTATAATGTAATTGATGAAATAGAAGCGGCATTGAAAGGTATGCTTGATCCAGAATATGAAGAAAAAGTGATTGGGACCGCGCAGGTTCGCCAAGTGTTTAAAGTCTCCCGAATTGGGTCTATTGCTGGTAGCTACGTGACGGAAGGAAAAATTACCAGGGATGCAGAGGTTCGAGTCATTAGAGATGGCGTCGTCATTTTTGAAGGAAAGATTGACAGCCTTAAACGTTTTAAAGATGATGTAAGAGAAGTTGCACAAGGGTATGAGTGTGGAATTACCATTGCAAATTTTAATGATATTAAAGAAGGAGATATCATCGAGGCGTTCGTAATGGAAACGGTGACCCATTAA
- a CDS encoding YlxQ family RNA-binding protein — protein sequence MIKNKLSLLGLAMKAGKVISGEELVLRNIRNGRVKLVLIAKDASYNTIKKFTDKCSSYHIPYLLILSREELGKAIGKPNRVIIGIMDDGFSKRIKELFQ from the coding sequence ATGATAAAAAATAAACTTTCCTTGCTAGGCCTTGCCATGAAAGCAGGGAAGGTCATTTCAGGAGAAGAATTAGTTTTGCGCAACATTCGGAATGGGCGTGTGAAGTTGGTGTTGATCGCAAAGGATGCTTCATACAATACCATAAAGAAGTTTACCGATAAGTGTTCAAGCTATCATATCCCCTATTTGTTGATTTTATCCCGGGAAGAATTAGGGAAGGCTATCGGGAAACCCAATCGAGTGATCATAGGTATCATGGATGATGGATTCTCAAAAAGAATAAAAGAATTATTCCAGTAA
- the rnpM gene encoding RNase P modulator RnpM, translated as MKKRKIPMRKCVACQEMKPKKELIRIVRTPEMKVMIDPSGKASGRGAYLCARLDCFKLARKRNAFDKALEMKISDEVYIQLEEEWIQDYDKK; from the coding sequence ATGAAAAAGAGAAAAATCCCTATGCGTAAATGTGTTGCTTGTCAAGAGATGAAGCCCAAGAAGGAACTGATTAGAATTGTTCGAACTCCTGAAATGAAAGTGATGATCGATCCCTCAGGAAAAGCTTCCGGAAGGGGGGCATATCTTTGTGCTCGCTTGGACTGCTTTAAGCTGGCAAGAAAACGAAATGCCTTTGATAAAGCACTGGAAATGAAAATCTCTGATGAAGTATATATACAATTAGAAGAAGAATGGATTCAAGATTATGATAAAAAATAA